Proteins encoded together in one Planctopirus ephydatiae window:
- a CDS encoding rhomboid family protein has translation MGLGSRDYFRDGDGDMEWNSDAPAVRIIIITTLVALILQLVWTVPVPGGLDRESLLDRWLQMDTSAVLSGQIWRLVTYAFLHGLSPWHFIFNMLFLWWFGPTLERMYGTREFIAFYLSAAVAAALGGVAWDLSMQDSSKIVGASGAVLATTMLYTMHFPRQPIGLFFGLLTVEMRVLMAFLVFLDGFYALAQWGGRMGGTGVAHPAHLLGVAFGWAYFHFNWKITGLLNIFESLQERWKVYRARKRLKVFSPEPSSPLEEDVDRILAKIHEQGEASLTPKEREILTKASRAYRERR, from the coding sequence ATGGGCTTGGGTTCACGCGATTACTTTCGCGATGGTGATGGCGACATGGAGTGGAACTCCGATGCCCCTGCGGTCCGCATCATCATCATCACCACACTGGTCGCCCTGATTCTTCAACTCGTCTGGACAGTACCGGTACCCGGAGGGCTTGATCGAGAATCTTTACTTGACCGCTGGCTCCAGATGGATACGTCGGCTGTACTTTCAGGTCAGATCTGGCGGCTCGTCACCTATGCTTTCCTTCACGGCCTGAGTCCCTGGCACTTCATTTTCAACATGCTCTTTCTGTGGTGGTTCGGCCCCACACTCGAACGCATGTACGGCACGCGGGAATTCATTGCATTCTATCTCTCCGCTGCAGTTGCAGCCGCACTGGGTGGCGTGGCGTGGGATCTCAGCATGCAGGATTCCAGCAAGATTGTGGGAGCTTCCGGAGCCGTTCTGGCGACAACAATGCTCTACACAATGCACTTTCCCAGGCAGCCGATTGGCCTCTTTTTTGGTCTGCTGACAGTGGAAATGCGCGTCCTCATGGCCTTTCTCGTATTCCTCGACGGCTTCTATGCACTGGCTCAATGGGGCGGACGCATGGGAGGGACAGGGGTCGCCCATCCGGCTCACCTGTTGGGTGTGGCGTTTGGTTGGGCCTATTTTCACTTCAACTGGAAGATCACCGGGCTGCTGAACATCTTCGAAAGCCTGCAGGAACGCTGGAAAGTCTACCGTGCCCGCAAGCGACTCAAAGTTTTCTCTCCCGAACCCAGTTCACCTCTGGAAGAAGATGTGGATCGCATTCTCGCGAAAATCCACGAGCAGGGAGAAGCTTCTCTCACCCCCAAAGAGCGTGAAATTCTCACAAAAGCTTCCCGGGCTTATCGTGAACGCCGCTGA
- a CDS encoding DUF1553 domain-containing protein, which yields MQKIILVVVLASGSLFLTDTSVRAEDLFRDRVATILGRRCVSCHNSIDRKGELSLQSRDEVLDSGFVKPGQPDDSEFLQVLISHSGQKPTMPKSGEPLEATEVAAITDWIKGGAEWPDGFTIEDPVVEGSDWWSSKPMVKPDINALMAASHAGVSNPIDAFILKTLAQQKLTPSKPAEPRDLIRRLYFDLIGLSPTPEEVETFVKESQREPIGTRPSAYERLVDRLLASEHYGERWARHWLDVVKYADTHGYDKDKLRPNAWPYRDYVIKSFNDDKPYSRFVQEQLAGDVLFPGTADGILGLGFIAAGPWDWIGHAEVPESKIDGKVARHTDRDEMVSNTMNTFCSVTIQCCQCHNHKFDPFTQAHYYNLQSIFAAVDRAERAYDLDPQIEQQRLQLANQLKSTRAALTTLNAAIQNDGGPELVALDKQIAELQPRATPAAKQPQFGYHSGISPKQDIEKWVQIDLGREVDISKIVLRPCHDEFNDIGAGFGFPARFTISGGLTACDTILHDATAKDVMNPRLVPHEVELTNTKARFVRVTATRLATRQNDFILALAELQVFDRTGNNVALQSAVTSLDSIEAPERWRKSNLTDGIWASAGDEAAMKQLAEAQQQRQVILERITTAERTAQRERLSKEIASLESQLKALPSGKLVYAAATHFTPNGSFNPTNGKPRAIHLLHRGNVQQPLSLSVPGTLPIQMSSDLSVSEAGHFNLSPNHTEGDRRAALALWITRPDHPLTWRSIVNRIWQHHFGRGLVDTPNDFGRMGKLPTHPELLDWLAVEFRDNGQSFKKLHRLIVTSTTYQQSSADDASNSTIDSDNHFLWRMNRRRLEAEEIRDTMLAVSGKLNTKMGGPGYYLFALERPEHSPHYEYQKFDPDDPASHRRAIYRFIVRSQPDPYMTTLDCADSSQSTPHRNETLTSLQALSLLNNGFSLTMSKHFASRLSTEASSQPEQVTRAFQLISGRSPTQSELSELTAYADKHGMANLCRVLFNLSEFVYID from the coding sequence ATGCAGAAAATCATTCTTGTCGTTGTTCTGGCATCGGGCAGCCTATTCCTCACCGACACCAGCGTCCGCGCTGAAGACCTGTTTCGTGATCGCGTTGCTACCATTCTGGGCCGTCGCTGTGTGAGTTGCCATAACTCGATCGATCGCAAGGGCGAACTCTCGTTGCAGTCGCGCGACGAGGTGCTCGACAGCGGATTTGTCAAACCCGGGCAGCCTGATGACAGCGAGTTTCTCCAGGTGCTGATCTCGCACAGCGGCCAGAAGCCGACGATGCCCAAATCGGGCGAACCACTTGAAGCCACCGAAGTCGCAGCAATCACCGACTGGATCAAAGGTGGTGCGGAGTGGCCGGATGGGTTCACAATTGAAGATCCAGTCGTCGAAGGTTCGGACTGGTGGTCGTCGAAGCCCATGGTGAAGCCGGACATCAACGCGCTGATGGCGGCATCCCATGCAGGCGTCTCGAATCCGATCGACGCTTTCATCCTCAAAACGCTCGCTCAGCAGAAGCTCACTCCCTCAAAGCCCGCTGAACCGCGAGACCTGATCCGGAGGCTGTACTTTGATCTCATCGGACTGTCCCCGACGCCGGAGGAAGTCGAAACGTTCGTAAAAGAGTCACAACGGGAACCCATTGGCACGAGGCCCTCGGCGTATGAACGGCTCGTCGATCGTTTGCTGGCATCGGAACATTATGGAGAACGATGGGCGCGGCATTGGCTCGATGTTGTGAAGTATGCAGACACTCACGGTTACGACAAGGATAAGTTGCGCCCCAACGCCTGGCCGTATCGCGACTACGTCATCAAGTCATTCAACGACGACAAGCCATATTCACGCTTCGTCCAGGAACAATTAGCGGGCGATGTACTGTTTCCCGGCACTGCGGACGGCATCCTGGGATTGGGCTTCATTGCTGCAGGACCGTGGGACTGGATCGGGCATGCCGAAGTGCCGGAATCCAAAATCGACGGCAAGGTGGCTCGGCATACGGATCGCGATGAAATGGTCAGCAACACAATGAATACGTTTTGCTCGGTGACGATTCAGTGCTGCCAGTGTCACAACCATAAGTTTGATCCGTTTACTCAAGCGCACTACTACAACCTGCAGTCGATCTTCGCAGCGGTCGATCGCGCGGAGCGGGCATATGACCTTGACCCGCAGATCGAGCAGCAGCGGCTTCAACTTGCCAATCAATTGAAGTCAACTCGCGCGGCGCTCACGACGTTAAATGCGGCCATTCAGAACGACGGCGGGCCGGAGTTAGTCGCACTCGACAAGCAGATCGCAGAACTGCAACCGAGGGCCACTCCCGCCGCTAAGCAACCCCAGTTCGGCTATCACAGCGGCATCTCTCCGAAACAGGATATTGAAAAATGGGTGCAGATTGATCTGGGGCGTGAGGTTGACATTTCGAAGATCGTGCTACGGCCTTGTCATGACGAATTCAACGACATTGGCGCGGGCTTCGGCTTTCCAGCGCGCTTTACGATTTCTGGCGGATTGACGGCCTGCGACACGATACTGCACGATGCCACAGCGAAGGATGTCATGAATCCTCGGCTTGTTCCTCATGAAGTCGAGCTTACGAATACCAAAGCGAGATTCGTCCGCGTTACGGCCACCAGGCTTGCAACGCGACAGAACGATTTCATTCTCGCGTTGGCCGAACTGCAGGTATTCGATCGAACTGGCAACAACGTGGCCTTGCAGTCGGCGGTGACGTCTCTGGATTCGATCGAGGCACCGGAGCGATGGAGAAAGTCGAATCTCACCGACGGCATCTGGGCAAGCGCAGGTGATGAAGCTGCGATGAAGCAACTGGCAGAAGCTCAACAGCAGCGGCAAGTCATTCTTGAACGGATTACCACCGCCGAACGAACTGCCCAGCGCGAACGGCTCAGCAAGGAGATCGCGTCGCTGGAAAGCCAGCTCAAAGCTTTGCCCTCAGGCAAGTTGGTCTACGCCGCAGCAACTCACTTCACGCCGAACGGTTCTTTCAATCCGACAAACGGCAAGCCGCGTGCGATTCACCTGCTTCATCGGGGCAATGTGCAGCAGCCGCTCTCACTGTCGGTGCCAGGAACCTTACCAATCCAGATGAGTTCGGATTTGTCGGTCTCGGAAGCCGGTCACTTCAACCTGTCACCCAATCACACCGAAGGCGATCGTCGCGCAGCGCTCGCTCTGTGGATCACTCGACCCGATCATCCGCTGACCTGGCGATCGATCGTCAATCGCATCTGGCAGCATCATTTCGGTCGCGGATTGGTGGATACGCCCAACGATTTTGGACGCATGGGGAAGCTGCCGACGCATCCCGAGTTGCTCGATTGGCTGGCGGTGGAGTTTCGAGACAACGGTCAATCATTCAAGAAGCTGCATCGTTTGATCGTGACCAGTACGACGTACCAGCAATCCTCAGCAGACGACGCATCCAACAGCACGATCGATTCCGACAACCACTTCCTCTGGCGCATGAACCGCCGCCGACTCGAAGCCGAAGAAATCCGCGACACGATGCTCGCCGTCAGCGGCAAGCTCAACACGAAAATGGGCGGACCTGGCTACTACCTGTTCGCGCTCGAACGGCCCGAACACTCACCGCATTACGAATACCAAAAGTTCGATCCGGACGACCCAGCCTCGCACCGCCGTGCGATTTATCGCTTCATCGTCCGTTCGCAGCCCGACCCATACATGACGACGCTCGACTGCGCAGACTCATCCCAGAGCACGCCCCATCGCAACGAAACGCTGACGTCGCTACAGGCACTCTCGCTGCTCAACAACGGCTTTTCGCTGACGATGTCGAAACACTTCGCGAGCAGACTCTCGACCGAAGCATCATCGCAGCCTGAACAAGTTACTCGCGCCTTTCAACTCATCTCAGGCCGATCACCAACGCAAAGCGAACTCTCCGAATTGACCGCCTATGCTGACAAGCACGGCATGGCCAACCTGTGCCGAGTCCTCTTCAACCTCAGCGAGTTCGTCTATATTGACTGA
- a CDS encoding DUF1501 domain-containing protein, whose protein sequence is MIHRRDFLSQSAHGFGALALASLLQTDGLTAAAAGASDVGAGGILKTLHRPAKAKRIVQLFMSGAASHLDLWDHKPALDKHHGEASDFGEHVEAFQNGLGPWMKSPFKFKAYGQSGKMLSDVVAPLGEVVDEMAFIHNVVGKTGVHSQATFLQATGFQNPGFPGMGAWISYGLGSMNDNLPTFVVLPDHRGYPSNGPKNWSSAFLPASTQGTTIFPQRDIPIEDLLPKSDFVTAESDRDGLGLLNRLNRGFEQQRPGDSRLDARIKTYELAARMQLSAPEALDLSQEPDHILKMYGLETAGKTYGSEINVPEEAEYFGRKCLIARRLLERGVRFVQIWSGNDNSFPRRNWDSHEDLQRDHGPLASGMAIGAAALIKDLKQIGLLEDTIVLWTTEFGRMPSTQGSKGRDHNPYVFSNWLCGGGIKPGVTYGPSDEWGYKPLDRDNPTQVYDIHATMLHLMGIDHTRLTFRSNGIDRRLTDVHGHVLTDILA, encoded by the coding sequence ATGATCCATCGACGTGATTTTCTCTCGCAGTCGGCACATGGATTTGGTGCATTGGCACTCGCTTCCCTGTTACAGACGGATGGACTGACTGCAGCCGCAGCAGGTGCAAGCGATGTTGGTGCAGGCGGCATACTGAAGACCCTGCATCGTCCGGCGAAGGCCAAGCGAATCGTGCAACTGTTCATGTCCGGTGCTGCATCGCATCTGGACCTGTGGGATCACAAGCCGGCGCTCGACAAACACCATGGCGAAGCGTCTGACTTTGGTGAGCATGTCGAAGCGTTTCAGAATGGGCTTGGCCCGTGGATGAAGTCGCCGTTCAAGTTCAAAGCCTATGGTCAAAGCGGCAAGATGCTCAGCGATGTTGTCGCGCCGCTTGGTGAAGTCGTCGATGAGATGGCGTTTATTCATAACGTCGTCGGCAAGACCGGCGTGCATTCTCAGGCAACATTTCTACAGGCGACCGGTTTTCAGAATCCAGGCTTTCCTGGCATGGGAGCGTGGATCAGCTACGGCCTAGGTTCGATGAACGACAACCTGCCAACGTTCGTGGTGCTGCCGGATCATCGAGGCTATCCGTCGAACGGCCCAAAGAACTGGTCGTCGGCGTTTCTGCCGGCGAGTACTCAAGGGACCACAATATTTCCGCAGCGCGACATTCCCATCGAAGACCTGTTGCCGAAGTCTGACTTCGTCACTGCGGAAAGTGATCGTGATGGACTTGGACTGCTGAACCGACTGAATCGCGGCTTTGAACAGCAGCGCCCCGGCGATTCGCGACTGGATGCGCGCATTAAGACGTATGAGCTTGCCGCCAGGATGCAACTTAGTGCGCCGGAAGCTCTCGATCTCAGTCAGGAACCCGACCACATTCTGAAAATGTATGGTCTGGAAACAGCGGGCAAGACCTATGGCAGCGAGATCAATGTTCCCGAAGAGGCCGAGTACTTTGGTCGCAAATGTTTAATCGCTCGGCGGTTGCTGGAACGAGGCGTGCGGTTCGTGCAAATCTGGTCGGGCAACGACAACAGTTTTCCGCGCCGCAACTGGGACAGTCATGAAGACCTCCAGCGCGATCACGGCCCGTTGGCCAGCGGCATGGCGATCGGTGCGGCCGCGCTCATCAAGGATCTCAAACAGATCGGCCTGCTCGAGGACACCATCGTACTGTGGACGACCGAGTTCGGACGCATGCCATCGACTCAAGGCAGCAAAGGTCGCGACCACAATCCGTATGTCTTCAGCAACTGGCTGTGCGGCGGCGGCATCAAGCCCGGCGTCACCTACGGCCCGTCTGACGAATGGGGCTACAAGCCATTGGATCGAGACAACCCGACTCAGGTCTATGATATCCACGCCACGATGCTGCACCTGATGGGCATCGACCACACCAGGCTCACGTTCCGCAGCAACGGCATCGACCGCCGCCTGACCGATGTGCATGGCCACGTGCTCACCGACATTCTAGCGTGA
- a CDS encoding prenyltransferase/squalene oxidase repeat-containing protein yields the protein MKPTLRIIALLLVGLSLVCPAAEPSKAVVRFQYRSGDIAIPAATANEPRVESFGADSLRLAARYLDEGALAWTRERSCMACHTTGVYLAERPALTQFFGPPLQEVRASFIAEVPVDPTAAEPHGFLVWRALGLAKWDEHVAETVSEPTDRALRHMLRRLPEDGLFDTVSKVEIPYTTTEFELTVQAARALAAAPGWLAGLTDPELAERVARLQAALAAHRPRNDYERVLQLQLATIMPELVPQATRDAAITMLRGKQHPDGGWSTRDLSAVENWGDQIRPDNIAMLLAEPDADHPTSDAYLTAFAIILLRENNVPATDPAIQRGLNWLKAEQRVSGRWWMKSLYRPTAHFSTYIATAHALRAFALCGDPALVPMTSLQSTEKTKPLIDTSKDGSPK from the coding sequence ATGAAGCCTACCCTGAGAATCATCGCCCTTTTGCTTGTTGGCCTGTCACTGGTCTGTCCTGCAGCTGAGCCGTCAAAGGCTGTCGTACGATTTCAGTACCGCTCCGGCGACATTGCGATCCCTGCGGCTACCGCCAACGAGCCGCGGGTGGAGTCGTTCGGCGCGGACTCGCTCCGCTTGGCGGCACGCTATCTCGATGAGGGTGCTCTGGCCTGGACGCGAGAGCGGTCCTGCATGGCCTGCCACACCACGGGTGTTTATCTCGCCGAGCGTCCGGCCCTTACGCAGTTCTTCGGCCCGCCCCTCCAGGAGGTGCGGGCATCGTTCATCGCAGAGGTTCCCGTTGATCCCACTGCCGCTGAGCCGCATGGTTTTCTCGTGTGGCGCGCGTTGGGACTGGCAAAATGGGACGAGCACGTCGCCGAGACAGTGTCTGAGCCGACCGACCGTGCGCTGCGGCACATGCTTCGGCGTCTGCCAGAGGACGGACTTTTCGACACCGTCTCCAAGGTAGAAATACCTTACACGACCACGGAGTTCGAACTGACCGTACAAGCCGCACGCGCGCTCGCCGCAGCACCCGGCTGGCTTGCCGGTTTGACAGATCCCGAATTGGCGGAGAGAGTCGCGCGATTGCAAGCCGCCCTGGCCGCCCACCGGCCCCGCAACGACTATGAACGCGTTCTGCAGTTACAGCTCGCCACCATCATGCCGGAGTTAGTTCCGCAGGCCACCCGAGACGCCGCCATCACCATGTTGCGGGGAAAGCAACATCCCGATGGCGGCTGGTCCACCCGCGATCTAAGTGCCGTCGAAAACTGGGGGGATCAAATCCGCCCCGACAACATCGCAATGCTGCTGGCCGAGCCGGACGCCGATCACCCAACGAGCGATGCCTACCTTACGGCATTCGCCATCATCCTGTTGCGAGAAAACAATGTCCCGGCCACCGACCCGGCAATCCAACGCGGACTCAACTGGTTGAAGGCCGAACAACGTGTCAGCGGTCGCTGGTGGATGAAGTCGCTTTACAGACCGACAGCACACTTCTCAACCTACATCGCCACCGCACACGCCCTGCGAGCTTTCGCCCTATGCGGCGACCCAGCCCTTGTACCGATGACTTCCCTTCAGTCCACTGAAAAGACCAAACCGCTCATTGACACATCGAAGGACGGTTCGCCCAAGTAG
- a CDS encoding WD40/YVTN/BNR-like repeat-containing protein, with protein MKEEALQGSVFVACGENGLRIFSRDGKSWTNLATDREGMLLRYACFFGGGCFVGGQFGGEWVTFDSPDGVSWNTNKLATKPYAERLELLFSSGKQVCGIISTDGALPELIQTTDGKSWSVRKALLDDRRVMVRDAHLRRVAFGQERVVFTGDYGARLSAKSLDDKFAAVPKASAKDTLIDIAFGNGYFVGGGLHGLRMRSQDGLEWTDRVVGEEGEHINSMLFDGQQFVGIGQGATYRSPDGQAWERTPNTDAPTVATFGDGVYVGTLWPGKLLHSENGIRWEKVLELPHNVLAIAHGRFGKT; from the coding sequence GTGAAAGAGGAGGCTTTACAAGGTTCGGTCTTCGTGGCCTGTGGCGAAAACGGCCTGCGAATCTTCTCGAGGGACGGGAAGAGTTGGACGAACCTCGCGACAGATCGCGAAGGGATGCTCCTGCGTTACGCCTGCTTCTTCGGAGGTGGCTGCTTTGTCGGTGGGCAATTCGGTGGCGAGTGGGTGACGTTCGATTCGCCCGACGGCGTGAGTTGGAACACAAACAAGCTCGCGACCAAGCCTTATGCCGAACGACTGGAACTCCTGTTTTCGAGCGGCAAACAGGTGTGCGGAATCATTAGCACCGATGGTGCTCTGCCCGAACTGATCCAGACGACGGACGGCAAGTCCTGGTCGGTCCGGAAGGCTTTACTGGATGATCGGCGCGTGATGGTTCGCGATGCCCATCTCCGTAGGGTCGCCTTCGGTCAGGAACGTGTGGTCTTCACCGGCGACTACGGAGCCAGACTCTCCGCGAAATCACTCGACGACAAGTTCGCTGCGGTTCCCAAGGCTTCTGCGAAGGACACTTTGATCGACATCGCCTTTGGCAACGGCTACTTCGTCGGCGGCGGTCTGCACGGCCTGCGAATGCGAAGTCAAGATGGTCTGGAGTGGACCGACCGCGTCGTGGGTGAGGAGGGCGAACACATCAACAGCATGCTGTTTGACGGCCAGCAATTCGTCGGCATCGGCCAGGGGGCAACCTACCGCTCACCTGATGGCCAAGCCTGGGAGCGAACTCCCAACACGGACGCTCCCACCGTGGCAACCTTTGGAGACGGCGTTTACGTCGGAACGCTCTGGCCCGGGAAACTGCTGCATTCGGAGAATGGCATCCGATGGGAGAAAGTCCTCGAATTGCCGCACAATGTGTTGGCGATCGCCCACGGACGGTTCGGCAAGACGTGA
- a CDS encoding DUF1552 domain-containing protein yields the protein MVFPHASVSRRSFLRGAGVIAALPFLESIAPQVVRAGSMTPVRPPVRLGIYTVAGGTVIESWVPKETGDLGKLPSILRPLQDHKDDLLILSNLSQSGNSDGKVNAHEHCAYLHLTGVDKVGKTDGKPFAGISLDQRAAELVGNGSLMSSLRFGYSGGETSYFFDRSGRSLPVERDPRLAFDSMFKGRQLVAPNWSRRLGQAGSTGLNTPEMRTYERLVVDLILEDAKSLQGQLGRTDQAKLKEYLDAVDSIERRVQRLQERIAQEAEDLKDPGPSRPNAPRQMPADRNASQKMVQLVGRNPAVHADYIRLMIDLMILAFQTDTTRVCSLGIGSDEALFPGVVTVGYEHHAHTLEHHGNAARVEDADPVAREGCRQIHAWYTQLFAEAVAKMKSIDEGGTSLLDNTLLLYTSYMADGGHGRRNYPALLAGKAGGTLKTGRHISYQKDTPVSNLYTEILARFGDQSGTFGNNRTSPKQAYDGRLPNLI from the coding sequence ATGGTGTTTCCTCATGCTTCGGTCAGCCGACGCTCGTTCCTTCGCGGTGCCGGTGTTATTGCGGCCTTGCCCTTTCTGGAGTCAATCGCTCCGCAGGTCGTGCGTGCAGGCAGCATGACACCGGTGCGGCCGCCTGTGCGCCTGGGGATCTACACCGTCGCTGGGGGTACTGTCATCGAATCTTGGGTGCCTAAAGAGACGGGAGATCTCGGCAAGCTGCCGTCGATTCTCCGGCCGCTGCAGGACCACAAGGACGATTTGTTGATCCTGTCCAACTTGTCCCAGTCAGGGAATTCTGATGGCAAGGTGAATGCTCATGAACACTGTGCTTACCTGCATTTGACCGGTGTGGACAAAGTTGGGAAGACTGACGGCAAGCCGTTCGCCGGCATATCGCTCGACCAGCGGGCGGCAGAACTCGTGGGAAATGGCAGCTTGATGTCTTCGTTGCGGTTTGGCTATTCCGGCGGTGAAACCAGCTACTTTTTCGATCGTTCCGGCCGCAGCCTGCCAGTCGAACGCGATCCACGCCTGGCCTTCGACTCAATGTTTAAGGGTCGGCAACTGGTCGCCCCCAACTGGTCCCGACGCTTAGGGCAAGCCGGATCAACCGGATTGAACACCCCCGAAATGCGGACCTACGAACGCTTGGTAGTCGATCTGATTCTGGAAGATGCCAAATCGCTGCAAGGCCAGCTGGGGCGCACGGATCAGGCCAAGCTCAAGGAGTACCTGGATGCGGTGGATAGCATCGAACGCCGTGTGCAGCGGTTGCAGGAGCGGATTGCCCAGGAAGCGGAGGACCTAAAAGATCCCGGCCCATCGCGCCCCAATGCTCCCCGGCAAATGCCGGCCGACCGGAACGCTTCGCAGAAGATGGTGCAACTGGTTGGTCGCAACCCCGCCGTCCACGCTGACTACATCCGGCTGATGATTGACCTGATGATCTTGGCATTCCAGACCGACACGACACGAGTTTGCAGCCTCGGGATTGGCAGTGACGAAGCCCTTTTCCCGGGCGTTGTAACGGTCGGTTACGAACACCACGCCCATACGCTTGAACACCACGGTAACGCGGCTCGCGTGGAAGACGCCGATCCCGTCGCCCGTGAAGGATGCCGCCAGATTCACGCATGGTACACGCAGCTCTTCGCTGAGGCCGTCGCGAAGATGAAGTCGATCGACGAGGGGGGAACCAGCCTGCTCGACAACACGCTGTTGCTGTACACGTCGTATATGGCCGACGGCGGACACGGTCGCCGCAATTATCCGGCGCTGCTGGCCGGCAAAGCGGGTGGAACTCTGAAGACAGGTCGACACATCAGCTACCAGAAAGATACGCCAGTCTCGAATCTCTATACCGAGATCCTGGCTCGGTTTGGCGACCAAAGTGGCACGTTCGGCAACAACCGGACTTCCCCAAAGCAGGCTTATGACGGCCGTTTGCCGAACCTAATCTGA